The DNA segment ATCGAGCACTGCCAGGTTACGCTCAAGCGCCTGCTGGTCGACAATAAAACAGGGAGAAGGAACCGTGTTCAAGTCGAAATTGATGGTGTCGTCAGTTACGATCACAAATCTACTCCTGCAAGGTCGCCCTCGTACTCAACCCAAGGCAGGCCATGGATAGTAAGTTTCTCCATAAACGGCTCTGGATCAAACTGCTCCATGTTAAAGACACCCTCTCCTCTCCACTTACCGGTAAGCATCATCATTGCCCCGATCATTGCCGGCACGCCCGTTGTGTACGAAACCGCCTGAGACTTCACCTCTTTATAGCACTGCTCGTGGTCGCAGATATTATAGATATAGTAGCTCTTTGCCTTGCCATCTTTTATGCCCTTGATCAGGCAGCCTATACAGGTTCGCCCCTTTGTGAGCGGCCCGAGGGAACTCGGATCAGGAAGCACTGCCTTTAAGAACTGTAGCGGTATGATCTCCTGCCCCTGGTAGTTGATGGGCTTAATACCCGTCATGCCAATTCCCTGAAGAACATTGAGATGATTGAGGTAGTTATCAGAAAAAGTCATCCAGAAACGGCCCCTTTTGATTTCCGGGATATGTCGGACTAATGATTCCAGCTCTTCATGATACAGAAGATATATTTTCTTAGGGCCAATTCCTTCAGGGAAATCAAAGGTCTGGCAGTGGCTCAGTGGCTCAGTCTCCTTCCAGACACCATTTTCAAAGAACTTGCCGCGTTGGGTAACTTCTCGGATATTAATTTCGGGATTAAAGTTTGTGGCAAATGGCTGACCATGATCACCAGCATTGCAATCAATAATGTCTAAGGTGTGAATCTGGTCAAAATGTTTTTTCTTGGCCCAGGCCGTAAAAACATTTGTCACCCCAGGATCAAAACCACTGCCCAGAAGTGCCATGAGACCTCTATCCTGAAAGCGCTGCTGATAATCCCACTGCCATTTGTAGCAGAATTTCGCCTCATCTGGCGGCTCATAATTTGCCGTATCCAGATAATCCACTCCCGTTTCAAGACAGGCGTCCATAATGTGCAGATCCTGGTATGGCAACGCAACATTAACAACCAGTTGCGGGCCAAACTCTTTTATCAGACTGACCAGTTCAGGGACGTTATCAGCGTCTACCTGCTCGGTGCGTATTGGACTCTTGATCTGGCTGGCAATCTGTTCGCATTTGGAAACAGTGCGGCTTGCCAGGCAGATCTCACTGAAAACCTCTGGCACCTGAGCACATTTATGGGTAACAACTGACCCGACACCGCCTGCACCAATTATTAAAACTCGTGACATGTAAATACTCCTTGATCTCGGTTAAAAAGTTTTTTACTCTTTTTCAAAATATGTGTAACCGCGTAACCCCTCGTTGAAACAGCTGAGAATTGTTTTGCGGTCTTTTGTGGTAATAAAGTTTTGACGAATTGAATCCTCCGCAAAATCTTTCATTCGTTTCTTGATCGCCTTCACGTCATATTCCACGTACGACAACACGTCCTCGACAGAATCGCCTTCAAGTTCGCGCACAAAGTCATACGTGCCATCACTTTGAATGTTTATGGAAACCACGTTAGTATCACCAAACAGATTATGGAGGTCGCCCAGTGTCTCCTGGTAGGCACCAACAAGAAAAACACCCAGGTAATACTCTTCACCTTTTCTCAGTTCATGTAAGTGAATTGTTTCCCTGGCATGAGGGTGTGATGGAAATTTTGTTATTTTCCCCTCACAGTCGCAGGTAATATCAGCGATTATGGCGCTCCGGGTAGGGGCTTCGCCCAGGCGATGAATAGGTGTAACCGGAAACAGCTGGCCTATAGCCCAGACATCAGGTAGAGATTGAAACAGACTGAAATTCCCATAGTAGATATCAGGAATAAGTTTTTCAATTTGTTCTATTTCTTCAGGGACATAATCAAGCTCACTAGCCACCTTAGTAATTTTTATCAGAATGTGCCGGATAAGGTCATCGGCAATTGCCTTCTCACGCATAGTAATCTGGCTGTTCTTAAAAAGCTGCTGCGCCTGACTTTTGTAAAAAAACGCATCGTTGTAACATTCCTGGATATCTTTTGCCGAAACCATGTTGTAGGTCGACAGGAGATTATCAAGCAGATCATAGGTGGTTTTCGGCAGATCCACAGGAATTGGATGCGGGGTAACTTCCGTAACATCTAAGACGTTAAAAAGGAGTACCGAATAATAGGCTACAGTAAAGCGTCCAGACTCTGTCACAATTGTTGGATGCGCGATATTGTTCTTATCAAGAACCGAGGCAATGGTTTCGACAATATCACAACAATACTCTTCAACTGAATAGTTACGACTTGAATGATAGTTTGTTTTTGATCCATCATAGTCAACTGCAAGTCCTCCACCAAGGTCAAGAAATCCCATCGCCGCACCCTCTTTCACGAGCTCTTCGTAAATACGGCATGCCTCAATAACCCCGGCGCGAATATCTTGGATATTAGGAATCTGCGACCCGATGTGATAGTGCTGCAACTGGAGACAGTCAAGTTTATCGTCTTCTTTTAAGCGGTCAATCACATCAATAACCTGGCTCATTGTAAGACCAAAAACACTCGCCTCACCACCAGATTCAGCCCACTGCCCTTCTGCTTTCGTCGATAATTTTATGCGAAGTCCCAGCAGAGGACGAACACCGATTTTTTTGGCCCTTTCCAGAATCACTTCAAGTTCGCCGGGCATCTCCAGGACAAAGAAGCATTTCAGCCCCATTTTCGTTGCATAAAGGCCCAGGTCAATAAACTCTTCATCTTTGTAACCATTACAGATCAGGCAGGCATCACGGTTATCAAGCATTGAAATTGCGGCAATAAGCTCGGATTTGCTTCCGGCCTCAAGGCCATGATCATACTCTCTGCCAAACTGGGTAATAGCCTCAACAACCTGTTCCTGCTGATTAACCTTAATGGGAAAAACACCTTTATATTTACCTGTATAACCAACCTCTTTAATGACCTTGTTAAAACTCTCATGCAGCCTTTTTATCTGAGAGCCAAGTATATTCTCAATTCGAAGAAGCACAGGCATCGCAAGTCCACGCTCCTCAATACCTCTTGCGATTTCAAACAGACTGATCTTCACCCCATTGTCTTTCCCCAAAGGAGTGATCACAACCTCGCCAAACTCATCCACGGCAAAATAACCAGCACCCCATTTATCGATGCCGTAAAGATTAGCTGCGTCTTCAACTGTCCATTTTTTCTTTTTAGTCATAGCGTTATTCAGTACCATCCACTTTCTGACTTCAGTGGAATTGAGATTACTCGGATAATGACACCGAGGGATAACAACCTACCCTCATGTAAAATGTTATCTGAACGTTGGTCTACCTAGCAAAGTCGGTGCCACACATATAACATACTGTTATCATAAGATATTTCAGTTAGCCTCACAGACACATCGGAACATGAAGTTCCGATACCTGTGACGTATGCCCATTAATTTTGGAATTAATCAAAATTAATGGTCGTAATTAGTTGATAAAACAGTATAAAATAGAACAAAGGAACTACAGGTTCTTGTTTAACGATAAACGGAACCACAAGTTCTTTTTTATAGAAAAATATTGGCCACCGGCCAACAGCAAAAAGGAGCTCGTGTGAAAAATAGTCTGGTGATCAGCAAAGATCCGGAAGTATTTTCTCTATTCAGAGAGATGAGCGCAAAAGGCAGCAATCTTTTATCGCCAGCCTCTTCATTGGCCGAAGGAATCGAGATCATTAAGAGATCTCGGTGTGATTTGATTTTTATCGATATGAAGATTTTAAATCAGGCAGCCGCCTCCGGTGGATATAAGGCCGTACTGCAATCCTTCTGGATACTCTATCCCTCTGTTGAAATTATCGTAATGACCTCCCAGAAAATGCTCAGGGAGGCTGTGAAAGCTGTCAAACAAGGGGTTAGCGATTATATCACCTACCCTCTTGTTTCAGACGAAATCCGCCTGGTGGTCAAGAGTATTAATGAGTCCCAAAAAGTACAATCTGAACTTGATTATTTGCGTGAAGAGACCTGGGACAAAGACTCGATCACTCTTTCCCAGACACGCTGTGCAGCCATGCAGCAGGTTTTCAATAACGTCCAATCCGTATCTTCCACAAAAAGTACCGTGCTTTTAACCGGCGAGACAGGAACCGGCAAGGGGGTACTAGCAAAAATTATCCACAAATTGAGCAACAGAAAAAACGAACAGTTTATCAATGTCCATTGTGGCGCTATCCCCGACACTCTTTTAGAGAGTGAACTTTTTGGCCATGAAAAAGGTGCCTTTACCGGGGCAATTCGGCGTAAACTCGGAAAATTTGAGATAGCAGAAGGTGGAACCATCTTCCTCGACGAGATTGGCACAATCACACCGGCCGCCCAGATCAAACTGCTCCAGGTTTTACAAGATAGCACATTCCAGCGTGTTGGAGGGGAAGATTCCATTGAGGCAAATATCCGAATCATTGCCGCAACCAACGTTGAACTCAAGCAACTCTGTGATGAGCAAAAATTCAGAAATGATCTGTACTATCGACTCAATGTTTTTCCGATAGAGCTTCCTCCTCTCCGAGATCGGAAGGAAGACATTCCGCTCTTGATTGAGGTGTTTCTGGAACGGCTCAACAAATTTCAAACAAAAAACATCTTCGATATCCACTCCCAGGTAATTACCGCTTTTCTTAACTACTCATGGCCGGGAAACATCCGTGAACTCGAAAACGTAATGGAGAGAGCCTACATTCTCGAAAAATCCTCTGTCCTCATGCCCGATAGCTTCCCGGCCGAACTGTTTATGGAGCAGGACGCCCTTTCCCTGGCCAAAATAGACACCATGCTGCCCTTGACTGAAGTCAGAAAGAGAGGCGTGGAAGAGATTGAGCGGCGCTATCTCAAAGAAATACTCGAAAAAAACATGGGAAAAATCAACAAAAGCGCTGAGGCTTCAGGCATTACAACAAGGCAGCTTCACAAGTTGATGCTGCGGCACGGATTGCACAAAGAAGCATTCAAAACACACTGACAGCTAACTGCCAAAAGTTGAGAGATCTGCTAATATATTTTTCTTTTTGAGAAACTTTTTCCTAAAACTGAAAAGGTATTTTCAACGATAAAGAGAGCGTTCTCGTCAATGGTAAATACCGCCTCTTCGAGTCGCTTGAGTTGAATGTTATTGATCACCGTCATCAAGACAGAGCGCGGTGCTTTCGAGTATATGCCCCACCCGTTCAAGAGGGTCCCGCCTATTTTTAACTTTTCTTGAATCTCTTCAGAAATGCTCTCGCAAAGATCAGACACGATAAAAACAACCTTTCGCTGACTGAACATGGCAAGTGTTTGCTCCATTACTGCTGAGGCAACAAAGGTCATGATTATTGAGGCCATAACAAGGTCGATATCGAGGTAGATAAGGCTGCAAAGGTAAAGCAGCGTGTTAAATACAAAATAAAATTTACCGATGCCGATATTGAAGTTCTGAAACATCCAAACAGCAACAACATCGAGTCCACCGTTAGAGCCAAGCGACCGCAGAACAATCCCCACACCAAGGCCGGATAATAAGCCACAGGCAACAGCTGCATAGAGCTGGTCTTTTATCTGTAGTTCAAGCTCGATTGACATATATGCCAAAGTGAAAATCAGCATGGACGACACGCTGTACCAGAGAAAACGCCTGCTGATAGTTCGCCAGGCAATTATAAACATCGGAATATTAAACAACAGATATAACCCGGAAATACTACCGAAACCTGTAGTGAAAAAAAGCAGCGATGCAGCACCAAAAAGACCTCCAGGGACAAAGTGATGCGGAAGGGCAATTGATTTAAGGGCGAACGCTGTAATAATTGAACCAACAATAATCTGTAGAATATTCCAGTGGATTGAATACGTGAAACCTTTTTGAATCATTGCAGAATACCGAATTGAGACCTTTTACTGTTGTTTTGTTGTCTGAAGATAGGATTGTTTCGGTCAGATTACACAATAATAAAAATAGCGAAACAGATAATGATACAAGGAAGAATTTAGCAGATAGTTTTGTGCCAGATATTCATGCTTTCGATGTTGCCTGAGATATTGGTATTATTTTTGAGTCTCCCCCCTAACTCATAGCCGAGCTTGGAGAAAGTTATGTTAATTCCGGCGGATTTCGCTCTTGCAATTGTATAGGCCGTTCTGATCCCCTTTTTTTTCATCTCTTTTTCCATTCGAAGAAGGAGATGTACCCCGAGGCTATTGCCACGCCACTTTGGCAGTGTTGCGAAATCAGTCATTTCAACGTTTTGGGATGTCACATCAATTTCAGCAGAAGAAAGAGCAATAAGCCGCCCATTTTTTTCAATCCCAAAATAATCGACATTACTCTGCATGCTGTCTTTAAGAAACAGGGGGTCATGGATTGGAAAGGGGTAGGTTTGGAAAACCTTTTTGTAAATTGTTGCCATTATTTCAACATCCTCTTCTTTACATCGATGCAATCTGAACAACTCTTTATCCAACGATTCGTTGGTACTGCCAGATTTATTAAAGGCAAGGCGAAGTATTTTCTTGATATCTGCTGCATCAGGCTCTGAAGCACGTTCTTCATCAAGGTAATACCCCATAAAAACACCGGCGATTGCACCATTAAAGAATCGGGGAATTGAAGCTTCTTCGATATACCCTTCACGTACAAATTGTTTAGAATAATCAGCAGGAATCTTCACAAATATCTTTGAGTATTCATGACGTTCTGCCATTTTTACCAAATCTGAAGGCAGCGACCGGGGCAGACTGTTGCCAACCTTCATTAAATAGATGCGATCATTGAGAGGCCCATGCTGGATAATTGAACCATCGGGAAGTTCTTTTACCTTATCTGGTGGTTGTTTGGACATATTGTTGTTATCCTCTTCGGCCATGACGCGAATTATTTTTGGGAACCAGGGCAATCATATTATTGCTGTCAGCCAGTAGTTTCTCAATTCCTAAAGAACGGGTTTCATCTGCATCCTCAAGAGAAAGTTGCAAGTCACACTCATCGCAATTTCTTTTACAAAATGTGGGTTCATAAGAGTCCGGTTCTTTGTAGGTTGTGATCACGCCTTCATAATTTCGCAAAACAACTTTATTGGTAGACCAGGAGATTAGATAATTTGGCATCACGGGGATCTTGCCACCTCCACCTGGTGCATCAATTACATAGGTTGGAACACAAAATCCGCTTGTATGACCGATAAGACTCTCGAGGATTTCAATACCTTTACCAACCGGCGTTCTGAAGTGATTAAGCCCCTCCGAGAGATCGCATTGATACAAATAGTATGGCCTCACGCGGTTTGCGACAAGTTTGTGAAATAGCGAACGCATAATTCTTGAACAATCATTAACACCCGACAAGAGGACAGTTTGATTGCCAAGTGGGATACCAGCGTCCGCCAACTTTTTCAAAGATTCTTTCGATGAGGTTGTCAGTTCACGGGGATGATTGAAATGGGTATTAATCCAGATCGGACTATGTTTTTTCAACATTGCAACTAATCGGTCTGTGATTCGATATGGAAGAACAACAGGCGTCCGTGTTCCAATTCGAACCACTTCCACGTGGTCAATCATCTTTAATTCAGTAAGAATCCAATCCAGATAATCGGTTGACAAAAGAAACGGATCGCCTCCACTCAAGAGAACATCTCTTATTTGAGGCGTTTGCCGAATATATTCAATTCCTTTCATAATTTGATCTTTTCCAGGTATGGTGTCCCGGTCTCCGACTTGGCGTTTTCTTGTACAATGTCTGCAGTACATGGAACACATGTTACTGACCAGCAGCAGCACCCGATCCGGATATCTGTGCGTGAGCCCGGGGACAGGACTATCTGCATCTTCATGCAGAGGGTCAACCATATCGGTATCTTGAATCTCAAGTTCGTTGATCACCGGAAAACTCTGCTTGAAGATTGGGTCTTTCTCTACGTCATCAGTTTTTATAAGGGAAAGATAATAAGGTGTTATGGACATCGGGAATTTATTGACAATCGTCCGAAAATCACGACGTAAATCCTCTGAAAGCTCAATGTCCAGGAGTCTTTCAAAGGTATCCACATCCTTGATGCAGTGTTTGATCTGCCACTGCCAATCTTTCCATTTGCCGACCGAATCAAAGCCAATCTCGTTAAATATATCTTGTTGCTGTGTGCTAAGCATTTCCATAAAGTTCCTTCTTTTTATGAATAGTTGACAAGCAGGTTGCCATAACTAATTCTTTAGTTTCATTAATATTTACTCTACAGCAGGCTGTATTCTTCTTTTAGGCTACTGTAGACTAGGCTTGATACGTTACGAATGATGTTGCCTCGAGAAGCCATCCAATGGCCATAGTTTCTCGCCCTTTTCTGTTTTTCGATGATCCCCACAATAATATACGGATAGCGGCGACCATCTCGGCCTTTAGGTACCAATATGCCCATATCGCCACAAAGTTTGGCTGTTGTTCCGGTTTTGTCGAAAACCAGCGTCCCCCTGGGAAGAGGCGTACCATGGTAGATGCGGTCCCTGTTGGGTAGGGCCATTAGTCGACGAATTTCTTTTCCCGATGACAGTTTTTTGTTCCAGAGCGCCGCCAGAAACATACCATATTCACGAGGCGCCACTTTGTTTCGGTATGTTCCGCCATTAGCGGGGATATATTCGACTATTTTTATAGATTGAAAGATGTTTGGATACTGTTTCTTGAGCGTATCTTCAACCGCTTTTGGGCCGCCGATATGACGCATCAGCCAGTTTGTCGCCTTGTTGTCACTGCGTTGAATCATGGCCTCCATTTTTTGCCGACTTTTCGGACCATATATCAATGCCCCCTCTTTCTCCTTAAGGAAAAAAGCCAGGGCCACAAATGGCTTCATCATGCTCGCCGCTTGCAAAGGTGTATGTATGTTAATGTCTATAAGATTGCGTCCTGTGGTCAGGTCGTAGGCCAACCAGGCAGTTCGTTCATCGGATGTAATTTTATTTTTTCTGCGTAACTCCTTGATATACTTCTCTATTTTTTTCTCCAGCAAGGTGGCGGAGTCGTCGGTCTTGCCCGTAAACCTTTTTGCTGTTTTACTCGTTTTATGTTTGGGAACTGTCGGCGAAGCTTTAGTGGCTGTAAAACTTGCACGGGGAACCGGCTTGTCTTCCATATCCAGATAACTTGATTCTCCAAAAACAATTTCATTGTTTTGCGAAAGGGCAATCGATGCAGCAACTCCCTTTCGTTTCAGTAAGTTATCATGCCTATTGGCAACTCGGAGTGTCGATTGTCTATCTCCTAAGCGGCGATAGACAAGAATGTAATTATCATGGCGTGTTTTTTCGATGAACAGGTCTTTACCAACATCCTGCCCCAAATAACGATAAATCATTTCATATCGGTGCTTCAGGCTTACAAGGTTAACCCCTAGACCATAGCTGACATTGTAGAGGTCAGAATATTGTCCGGCACCGATCGCCACCGCCGTACCCTGCATGCCAACTTTTTCTAAAATACTGTTATGGTGCACAACAAGGCGTGCTGAGGATAAAGGAGTCCCGCTTCGATCATACACAACACCGTATCTGTTTCTTGTACGGACTATTTTCAAAGATTTGGTTACTTCCGGGCCAAGCATCGTCTCAAGCTTTTCTTTGAAGTCCAGCGCAGCATCAAGATTACTGTCCTCGAAATACACAATATCATAGCGACCAGTGCTGCTTGCCTGCGCTTTGGAGTATTGGCAGAACAGTCCCAAACTACATAGGTAAATCACCAGCACAAATTGGGCAGGCATCAGGTTAATTTTCCGAGGACAATGTCGCATAAGATTAAGTTACATGGTGCCCAGGTAATTGCGTAACGAGTCTCTTATGCTGGTGACCGTCCATAAGAAGCGTTTATCGTCCTCTTCAAGAAGAGTCATGCGAAGCCCCTGCAACTCTGTATTAAAGGAAGACAGTGGAACAACGCAGATACCAGTGTTACCCAGAAGATAGAGTGAAAAACGCTTGTCTAGTGCCATCATTGGAGCATCGACAAGCTGTGCAATTTTATTGCTGACCAGATTGTTGGGAACTGGCAGGGTTTGATCTTCAGACAAATAGTTTGTCTGGAAAACTACCGTGAAATAAAAAGCTCCATTGCTGGGGTTGACGATGAGTCCTTCCTCACCACAAAACATTTTGTAAGCGATGTTTGCCCGTTCCTGATATTTCTGTACCCGTTCTTGCAGAAAAGATTTGTAACCGGGGTGCGCCATGAGAATTGGCAAAACTTTTTGGGGTAAAGTAGTAGAGCAAACCTCCAGCATTTTCGCATTAACAATAGAGTTGATATAGGCATCGAAGCCTGTATCTTTTTCTCTATTGTAGACCTCCATCCAACCACAGCGAGCCCCCGGCCAGGGCATTTCTTTGGACATACTTTTCAGTGCTATCCCTGGGACATCTCCAATGTATTTCCCGAGCGAACATGGGACCTGATCGTTGAAAACGATATTCTCATACACTTCATCGACAATGACAAACAGATTATATTTACGCGCGAGAATGACAATTTCTCTGAGGATTTTTTCCGGATAGACAAAGCCTGTTGGGTTGTCCGGATTCACAATCAAAATGGCCACTACGGAGGGGTTATAGCGTATCCTGGTTTCAATATCTGCGACATCAGGGCACCAGCCATTTTGAGGGTGCAAATAATAGCTGACCGGTAAAGCCCCAGCGTGAGCAGCCTCTCCAGATGCATACGTCATATACCCCGGACTTGGAACCAACACCCGTGCTGTTCTTTTCAAAAATCCGAAAATTTTATTGATTGCATCCCCCAGCCCATTAAAGAAGATGATGTCGTCTGGGGAGATATACTTACCGTTGTTACGCAGGGAGATGTCAGCCCAGAATTTACGTGTCTGATATAGTCCTTTGGTCGGGCTATACCCGTATAATTCGTCACTTTGCAGGGAATTAGAGACAATCTCTTTAAACCAGGAAGGCAAGGACAGCCCTTTGGAAATCGGGTCACCGATATTCTCCCAGTAGATATCAAGCCCCAAGGCATTCAACTCTCTGGCCAGCTCAACAATGCTTAAGACCTCATAGTGCATTTTGTCGGCACCGATGTGCACAATGTCTTTACGCATGACAACTAATTTCTTTGGATTTAATTTTACAGAATATAGTTTTGTGGAATAAATGTTTATCACGATAACACAAAGAGTTGATCAGTGCAATGGCACGACCATCTTGTCAGCGAAATGAACTTACAGGAACAATGGGGGGAAAGATGAAAAACTAGGTAGAATGACTACGACCCGATAGGCGTGAACCCATCGTCCTCATTTTGTTTTTTCAAGGCCTTAACAAACTCTGTGAGTCCTTCTTCGAGTTGGCCGAGCGTCTCATCGGGCAAACGGAGCAAAACATCAGCAAGAACCCCTTGAGCTGGTCGAGGCGCGCCAGCTAATAGCTGGGTTCCCGTTTCAGTAAGAAACAGTTCAACAACCCTTTGATCTTGGGGATTATTCCGATCTCGGCGAACCAGTTCTTTGTTTTGGAGTTTATCTAGCATGTTACTGCAGGTTGAGGGATGGATGGATAGGATGATTGCAAGCTCAGAAACCTTTAGCCCAGGTGTTTTGAAAAGTTCCCACATCATCCAAAGCTGTGCCGAACTCAATCCACACTCTTTTTCAACCCACTTGGCGTGGGCCTGACTTGCACGAAATATAATCCGCAAGTCTTTTAGAATTGCCTGAAAACGTTGAAACCGTGGATCATCTGAGACCATTTGATGGTCGGGCAACTTAGGGTGGTCGGGCCGTTCTGACATTAAGCGATCTCTTAGGAAATTAATATTTGCACCAATAAATCATCACATACTAAGAATAACTTGAAAAATCAAGGAGTAGCCGACCTGCTACTCAAATAGAATTTCAGCTATATTTCTCGGCAATGCGACAATTTGCCACATTCTCAAACAGTTTCATTACTGCTATAGAATCGATTTCTAAGAGCCACAATGTGGCACATGCCAATCAGACAAAATGTAAAAAGGGGGAGTTCGTGAAACTAGTTCCAATACTAGCAGTTTTAGCAACTGTAAGCCCGGTCG comes from the Desulfobulbaceae bacterium genome and includes:
- a CDS encoding pyridoxal phosphate-dependent aminotransferase, whose protein sequence is MRKDIVHIGADKMHYEVLSIVELARELNALGLDIYWENIGDPISKGLSLPSWFKEIVSNSLQSDELYGYSPTKGLYQTRKFWADISLRNNGKYISPDDIIFFNGLGDAINKIFGFLKRTARVLVPSPGYMTYASGEAAHAGALPVSYYLHPQNGWCPDVADIETRIRYNPSVVAILIVNPDNPTGFVYPEKILREIVILARKYNLFVIVDEVYENIVFNDQVPCSLGKYIGDVPGIALKSMSKEMPWPGARCGWMEVYNREKDTGFDAYINSIVNAKMLEVCSTTLPQKVLPILMAHPGYKSFLQERVQKYQERANIAYKMFCGEEGLIVNPSNGAFYFTVVFQTNYLSEDQTLPVPNNLVSNKIAQLVDAPMMALDKRFSLYLLGNTGICVVPLSSFNTELQGLRMTLLEEDDKRFLWTVTSIRDSLRNYLGTM
- a CDS encoding MarR family transcriptional regulator; its protein translation is MVSDDPRFQRFQAILKDLRIIFRASQAHAKWVEKECGLSSAQLWMMWELFKTPGLKVSELAIILSIHPSTCSNMLDKLQNKELVRRDRNNPQDQRVVELFLTETGTQLLAGAPRPAQGVLADVLLRLPDETLGQLEEGLTEFVKALKKQNEDDGFTPIGS